The following nucleotide sequence is from Allocatelliglobosispora scoriae.
GACTTCCCCGGTGTCGAGGGCCGCCGCACGCTCAAGGTCCGGATGGGCAACGCCTACATCGCCCGCCTGCAGTACGCGGCGACGAAGGACCCGAAGATCACCGACGGCTACATGCGCGTCGCCGGGCTCATCGACCCGCCCACCGACCTGATGCGCCCGGCCATGCTGGTCCGGGTCCTGCGCCACGCCGTCCGCCGCCCGGCCCCGGGCGAGTCCTGGCTCGCCGCACCGCCCTCCAACAACTAAACCCCATCTGGGTACGCCAGGCACGGTCGCCCCGGACACGGGAGGCCTGCGCTCGGCGTACCCACATCGTTTTTGAAGGGCTTGCCATGACCCAACCCGAGCCGACGCGACGGAAGACCAGGCCGCTGACCGGCGACGAATACATCGAGTCGCTGCGCGACGGCCGCGAGGTCTTCCTCTACGGCGACCGCGTCAAGGACGTGACCGCGCACCCCGCCTTCCGCAACCCGGTCCGGATGACCGCGCGGCTCTACGACGCGCTGCACGACCCGGCGCAGCAGGGCGTGCTCACCGCGCCCACCGACACCGGCAGCGACGGCTTCACCCACCGCTTCTTCACCACGCCGAAGACCGTCGAGGACATGGTCGCCGACCAGCGGGCGATCGCGGCCTGGGCCCGGCTGAGCTACGGCTGGATGGGGCGCAGCCCCGACTACAAGGCGTCCTTCCTCGGCACGCTCGGCGCCAACGCCGACTTCTACGCGCCGTTCCAGGACAACGCCCGCCGGTGGTACGCCGAGTCCCAGGAGAAGGTCCTCTACTGGAACCACGCGATCGTGCACCCGCCCGTCGACCGCAACCGGCCACCGGACGAGGTCGCCGACGTCTTCATCCACGTCGAGAAGGAGACCGACGCCGGGCTCGTCGTGAGCGGGGCGAAGGTCGTCGCGACCGCCTCGGCGCTGACCCACTACAACTTCCTCGCGCACTACGGCCTGCCGGTGCGGAAGAAGGAGTTCGCGCTGGTCGCGACGGTGCCGATGGACGCGCCGGGGATGAAGCTGATCTGCCGGCAGTCCTTCACGGCGTCGGCCGCGGTGATGGGGAGCCCGTTCGACTACCCGCTCTCGTCGCGGCTGGACGAGAACGACACGATCCTCATCCTCGACAAGGTCCTCATCCCCTGGGAGAACGTCTTCATCTACGGCGACCTGGCCAAGGTGCAGTTCTTCGCCGGGCAGTCCGGGTTCACCGAGCGGTTCACCTTCCACGGGTGCACGCGCCTCGCGGTGAAACTGGAGTTCATCGCCGGGCTGCTCGCCAAGGCGCTGGAGCTGACCGGGACGGCCGACTTCCGGGGCGTCCAGAGCAGGCTGGGCGAGGTGCTCGCCTGGCGCAACCTCTTCTGGGGCCTGTCCGACGCCGCCGCGCGCAACCCGGTGCCGTGGAAGAACGGCGCGCTGCTGCCCAACCCGCAGTACGGCATGGCCTACCGCTGGTTCATGCAGGTCGGGTACCCCCGCGTCCGCGAGATCGTGATGCAGGACGTCGCGAGCGGGCTGATCTATGTGAACTCCAGCGCGGAGGACTTCGGCAACCCGGAGATCCGCCCCTACCTCGACAAGTACGTCCGGGGCTCCGGCGGCGCCGACTCGGTGCAGCGGATGAAGGTGATGAAGCTGCTCTGGGACGCGGTGGGCTCGGAGTTCGGCGGGCGGCACGAGTTGTATGAGCGCAACTACGCCGGCAACCACGAGAACACCCGGGTGGACCTGCTCAACGCGCAGATCATGGGCGGCAAGCTCGACGGTTACAAGGCGTTCGTCGACCAGTGCCTGTCCGAGTACGACCTGGACGGCTGGCGGGTCCCCGACCTCGACTCGTTCACGGCTCTCCGCCACACCACCCGAGCCAACCTCACCAACCCCTGACGCCCGCCCCTGGCACGTTTTGCAGCAAAGCGTGCCCATCTCCGCGCCGAAGGCCACGTTTTGCTGCAAAGCGTGACGGGGTGCACCCAAGATCGGCGCAACTCTTCAAGAGTTGGTCCCATCTCAGCGGCTCGTCGTTGGCGGGCCGCATCTTGTGTCACCTTATGGCTGTCTCAACGGCCGCGAGGCAGCCATAAGGTGACACAAGATGAGCGCGGATCCCTGACGCAGACAAGGACCGCCCCAACTCTTCAAGAGTTGGGGCGGTCTTGGCGCAACGCGCAACGACCTCCGGGGCGGTAGAGACTTCGCCGGCTCTACCGCTCTCCCGGAGGTCGTCACCCCGTCCATGCCCAGCACGACCAGCCCCGGCACCCCCCTGGTACGCCGAGGCGGCGGCAGCTAGGCGCGCAGCGAGCTGGACTCCGGCTCGGGACGGGAGTTCTTGAAGACCTTGCGCATGAAGCTCGGGGTCATCAGGGCGTGGATTGGGTCGACCAGACCGGCCGAGCGCATGAACGCCTCGGTGATGCTGGCGTCGTGGTGCGTCGCCATCTGCACCCGCTTCATGTAGGCGAGCAGCATCTTGAGCTTGAGCGACCGGTGGCCCTCGACATCGGGGAAGCTGAGGTTGATGCTCTCGGTCATCTCCCACGCCGGGTCGATGACGGCGGAGACGGCGGCCGCGAAGTCGACGGCCTTCGGCGCCGAACCGGTCCGCAGGGCGTCGCGCAGCCGGAGCGCCTGCAGCGCGGCGAGCGTCTGGGCCTGGGCGAAGACCGGGTTCGGGGTGCAGACCGCGTCGCCCATGATGAGCAGGCCCTCGGGCAGCTTGGTGAGCCGCTCGTAACGCCGCCGCATCGTGGTCGGGAAGCGGAAGAGCACCACGTCGTTGAGCGGCTCGGCGGCGACGATCGCCTCGTGCACCTCGGGCGCGACCAGGGTCTTCACGAAGGCGTTGAAGCCCTCCGGGTCGACCGGCGGGTGGTCGCCGAGGATGCCGTACGTGGTGAGCTCGACAGTGCCGCCGTCGGTCTTGGTGAAGATGCAGCCACGGGGGACGACCGGGTTGGCGACGCAGACGATCGAGTGGTCCGTGCCGAACGGATCGACCGAGCCGAGCTTGTAGTGGCGCGTAGCGTAGCCGAGCCCCATCTTGGTGCCCTCTTCGGCGACCCGCTCGTAGCCCAGCTCCTCCAGCCACACCGGCGAGCGCGAACCGCGGCCGGTGCAGTCGACGATGAGGTCCGCCGAGACAATCTCCTCCGAGGCGCCCTCGTCACCGTGCTTGGAGACCTTGACGCCGGTGATCCGGGTCTTGTCGGCGTTGCTGACGACGCCGGTGATGTCGAACTGCTCCATGAAGGTCACGTTGCCGAGTGCCTGGACCCGCTCGCGGAGGTGCAGCTCCATGATCGGGCGGCGGGCGGCGACGTTGGTGAGGCCGGCGCGGACCTGCTTGGCCCGCTTGCCGAGGAAATACCACCGCACGGTGCCCGAGAGGTCGGTCTGGGGACAGCCGGCGGTGATCATCTGCGCGGTGATCTCGGGGAAGAGCTCCTCCTGCGCCCGCGCGCCGGCCGCCAGCAGGCCGTTGATGTGCCGCGCCTGCGGTGCTCCGCGCCGCGCCTCGCGGACCCCGATCAGCTCATCGCGGTCGATGATGACGACATCGCGATAGAACGGCGAGAGGGCAGCGGCTGCGTACATTCCGCTGACGCTCCCACCGAGCACCACGACCCGTTCTCCAACAAGCTTGTCCACGACTATTCATCTCCTTGTGCGCGCATCAGCGTCGGCAATCAAAATTGAGGGGGGAAATAAACTCGCCCGACGCATCGTCCCAGGCAAACACGCATCTCAGCTTCTTCTGCAATGCGGGGAGATGCGTTGGTGGAAGGCGTCGTGCCCGCGCCGGAATGACGCGGGCACGACTATTTATCTGCGGCGCCGGCTCAGCTGATGAGTTCGCTGAAGAGCAGCGCCCGGAGCAGGGTCCCCCGGAAGTCATCCGCCATCGCGGCCACCGATTCTTCGACGAAGAGGTTGGTGGTGTAACCGATGCTGCCGACGATCCCGCCGTCGGGGTGCACCTCCAGGCCCCAGAGCAGGCCGTCGGGGATCTGCGACCCCATCGGTGCCGAGACCACCCGGCGCCGGATCGCGGTGAACCGCAGGTCGGCTGCGGGCTGGTCGTGCATCATGAACGGCGACTGCGTCACCTGGAAGGCGCACGCCGCGGCGTTGGCACCGAGGGCGTCGGTCATGACGTCCGGCGCCTCCTCCAGGAGCTGGCCGAACGGGATCTCGTGGGCGTAGGCCGAGAGGCACGTCTTGCGTACCCGGGAGATCACCTCGGTGAGGCCCGACGCACCCGCCACGTCGACGCGCAGCGGGACGAAGTTGTAGAACGACCCGACCGTCTCCTCCACCCAGGACGGCTGGCGGCCGGGCATGAAGGTGGGCACCACGAGGTCGGTGCGGCCCGTGGTCTCGTTGAGGTACATCAGGTAGACGGCGAGCAGCACCATGAAGGGCGAGCTGCGGGTCTCGACGGCGACCGCGTTCACCGAGCCGAGGTACTCGTCCTCGATGAGGAAGCGGTGCCAGCCGGTGACGAACGGCTCCTCGCTGCGGGTCAGGTCGGAGCGGATCGGGGTCACCTGCGCACCCCGCAGGTTGTCCCGCCAGTAGTCGCGCGAGGCCTGCAGCGCCGGGCTCTCGGCCGTGCCCTGCTGCCACTCGACGTACTCGCGGTACTGGTGCACCTCGGGCAGGACGGGCTCGGTGCCCTTGCGGCGCGCCACGTAGTAGGCGGCCACGTCGCGGATGATCCGGTGGATCGACCAGCCGTCGACGGCGGTGTGGTGCGCGATGAGGGCGAGGACGGCGCTCTCCTCGTCGAACCGGCCGAGGACGGCCTGGAGCAGCGGCATCTCGTGGATGCTGAAGCCCTCGGCCTCGATCGCGTTGAGGAAGTCCTCCTCGGCGACCTCACGGTCGCCGTCCCAGTCCAGGTCACGCACGGTCAGCGTCGGCGAGCTCGCAGGCAGGACCGTCTGGTACGGGATGCCGTCGTCGCGAACGATCACCGTGCGGAGCGACTCGTGGCGGACGACCACATCGTCGAGCGCACCCTGGAGCGCGTCGACGTCGATGGGGCCGAGGATTCGCCAGCCGCCGACGATGGTGTAACGGGAGCCGAACGGTCCCGTCTCGTCGCCGTGATCGATCATCCGCAGGAACTCCTGTTGGAGCGAGAGCGGGATGCGGCCCGAGTCCCCGAGACTCGGCGCCAGTGCTGCATCGGCCATGGTGGGTTGTCAGTTCCTTTCAGCTAGGTGCCGGGAGGGCAGCGACCAGTGCATGCCGTCAGTGGACGGCACCAGGCCGCCCTCGCGGACGGGT
It contains:
- a CDS encoding 4-hydroxyphenylacetate 3-hydroxylase N-terminal domain-containing protein codes for the protein MTQPEPTRRKTRPLTGDEYIESLRDGREVFLYGDRVKDVTAHPAFRNPVRMTARLYDALHDPAQQGVLTAPTDTGSDGFTHRFFTTPKTVEDMVADQRAIAAWARLSYGWMGRSPDYKASFLGTLGANADFYAPFQDNARRWYAESQEKVLYWNHAIVHPPVDRNRPPDEVADVFIHVEKETDAGLVVSGAKVVATASALTHYNFLAHYGLPVRKKEFALVATVPMDAPGMKLICRQSFTASAAVMGSPFDYPLSSRLDENDTILILDKVLIPWENVFIYGDLAKVQFFAGQSGFTERFTFHGCTRLAVKLEFIAGLLAKALELTGTADFRGVQSRLGEVLAWRNLFWGLSDAAARNPVPWKNGALLPNPQYGMAYRWFMQVGYPRVREIVMQDVASGLIYVNSSAEDFGNPEIRPYLDKYVRGSGGADSVQRMKVMKLLWDAVGSEFGGRHELYERNYAGNHENTRVDLLNAQIMGGKLDGYKAFVDQCLSEYDLDGWRVPDLDSFTALRHTTRANLTNP
- a CDS encoding condensation domain-containing protein → MADAALAPSLGDSGRIPLSLQQEFLRMIDHGDETGPFGSRYTIVGGWRILGPIDVDALQGALDDVVVRHESLRTVIVRDDGIPYQTVLPASSPTLTVRDLDWDGDREVAEEDFLNAIEAEGFSIHEMPLLQAVLGRFDEESAVLALIAHHTAVDGWSIHRIIRDVAAYYVARRKGTEPVLPEVHQYREYVEWQQGTAESPALQASRDYWRDNLRGAQVTPIRSDLTRSEEPFVTGWHRFLIEDEYLGSVNAVAVETRSSPFMVLLAVYLMYLNETTGRTDLVVPTFMPGRQPSWVEETVGSFYNFVPLRVDVAGASGLTEVISRVRKTCLSAYAHEIPFGQLLEEAPDVMTDALGANAAACAFQVTQSPFMMHDQPAADLRFTAIRRRVVSAPMGSQIPDGLLWGLEVHPDGGIVGSIGYTTNLFVEESVAAMADDFRGTLLRALLFSELIS
- a CDS encoding NAD(P)/FAD-dependent oxidoreductase, which codes for MDKLVGERVVVLGGSVSGMYAAAALSPFYRDVVIIDRDELIGVREARRGAPQARHINGLLAAGARAQEELFPEITAQMITAGCPQTDLSGTVRWYFLGKRAKQVRAGLTNVAARRPIMELHLRERVQALGNVTFMEQFDITGVVSNADKTRITGVKVSKHGDEGASEEIVSADLIVDCTGRGSRSPVWLEELGYERVAEEGTKMGLGYATRHYKLGSVDPFGTDHSIVCVANPVVPRGCIFTKTDGGTVELTTYGILGDHPPVDPEGFNAFVKTLVAPEVHEAIVAAEPLNDVVLFRFPTTMRRRYERLTKLPEGLLIMGDAVCTPNPVFAQAQTLAALQALRLRDALRTGSAPKAVDFAAAVSAVIDPAWEMTESINLSFPDVEGHRSLKLKMLLAYMKRVQMATHHDASITEAFMRSAGLVDPIHALMTPSFMRKVFKNSRPEPESSSLRA